The DNA segment CGCCAGACTCGATGATCACCTTAAGGATAGTGTCTTCGCCACAGGCTTCTTTACACGCCTTAACAAGCTCAAAGCCTACAGTTTCATTGCCTTCCATTAGTGCGCGGTATGGGAACACTACGTCGACTTCGTCGGCGCCGTATGCAACTGCTGCGCGAGTTTCTAATACCGCGATAGCGATATCGTCGTTACCGTGCGGGAAGTTAGTTACCGTAGCGATTTTAATATCGTCGCCACCAATTTCGTTTAGGGTTTTGCGCGCAATAGGAATAAAGCGAGGGTAAATACAGATAGCAGCAGTGTCACCAGCAGGCGTCTTAGCTTTATGACATAGTTCGATCACTTTTTGATCTGTGTCATCGTCATTTAGAGTAGTAAGATCCATTAGACTAATGGCTTGTTGTGCTGCTTTTTTTAAGTCGCTCATAATAGCTCTCCGAGAAAGATTCAAATAATTAATTAAAACAGAAAATTATCGCACGGCGATGCCTTGAACTGGCTTATTTTGATTATAGTTATGGGCCGGGCCTTCGGCATTACCGAATTACATGCTTAATGCTATTTAGCGCTAAGCATAAAAATACTATTCAGGTATCCAACATTGTGAGCCATTTGGCCCAACCATCCTGACACTAGTG comes from the Shewanella halifaxensis HAW-EB4 genome and includes:
- the deoC gene encoding deoxyribose-phosphate aldolase codes for the protein MSDLKKAAQQAISLMDLTTLNDDDTDQKVIELCHKAKTPAGDTAAICIYPRFIPIARKTLNEIGGDDIKIATVTNFPHGNDDIAIAVLETRAAVAYGADEVDVVFPYRALMEGNETVGFELVKACKEACGEDTILKVIIESGVLADPALIRKASELSIDAGADFIKTSTGKVAVNATLEAAEIMMTVISEKNPKVGFKPAGGVKDAAAAAEFLGVAARLLGDDWATPATFRFGASSLLTNLLHTLELADAPQGAQGY